One part of the Ursus arctos isolate Adak ecotype North America unplaced genomic scaffold, UrsArc2.0 scaffold_16, whole genome shotgun sequence genome encodes these proteins:
- the LOC113258542 gene encoding copine-1 isoform X2, whose translation MAHCVTLVQLSISCDHLIDKDIGSKSDPLCVLLQDVGGGSWAELGRTERVRNCSSPEFSKTLQLEYHFETVQKLRFGIYDIDNKTPELGDDDFLGGAECSLGQIVSSQIITLPLMLKPGKPAGRGTITVSAQEMKDSRIVTMEVEARNLDKKDFLGKSDPFLEFFRQGDGKWHLAYRSEVIKNNLNPTWKRFSVPLQHFCGGDPSTPIQVRCSDYDSDGSHDLIGTFYTSLAQLQAVPAEFECIHPEKQQKKKSYKNSGTVRVKICQVETQYSFLDYVMGGCQINFTVGIDFTGSNGDPSSPDSLHYLSPTGVNEYLTALWSVGSVIQDYDSDKLFPAFGFGAQVPPDWQVSHEFALNFNPSNPYCTGIQGIVGAYRQALPQVRLCGPTNFAPIINHVAGLATQAAHQKTASQYFVLLLLTDGAVTDVEATCEAVVRASHLPMSVIIVGVGGADFEAMEQLDADGGPLRARSGEAAARDIVQFVPYRRFQNAPRETLAQTVLAEVPMQLVSYFKAQGWAPFKPLPPPAKSPAQAPQA comes from the exons ATGGCCCACTGCGTGACCTTGGTTCAGCTGTCCATTTCCTGTGACCACCTCATTGACAAGGACATCGGCTCCAAGTCTGACCCACTCTGCGTCCTTTTACAGGATGTGGGAGGGGGCAGCTGGGCTGAG CTTGGCCGAACTGAGCGAGTACGGAACTGCTCGAGCCCCGAGTTCTCCAAGACTCTGCAGCTTGAGTACCACTTTGAAACAGTCCAGAAGCTCCGATTTGGCATTTATGACATAGACAACAAGACACCTGAGCTGGGGGATGATGACTTCCTGGGAGGGGCTGAGTGTTCCTTAGGACAG ATTGTGTCCAGCCAGATAATAACTCTACCCTTGATGCTGAAGCCTGGAAAACCTGCTGGGCGGGGGACCATCACG GTATCTGCTCAGGAGATGAAGGATAGTCGTATAGTGACCATGGAGGTAGAAGCCAGAAACCTAGATAAGAAG GACTTCCTGGGAAAATCGGATCCATTCTTGGAGTTCTTCCGTCAGGGCGATGGGAAATGGCACCTGGCATACAGATCTGAG GTAATCAAGAACAACTTGAACCCTACATGGAAGCGCTTCTCTGTTCCCCTTCAGCATTTCTGTGGGGGAGACCCCAGCACACCCATTCAG GTGCGATGCTCAGACTATGACAGTGATGGTTCACATGACCTCATTGGTACCTTCTACACCAGCTTGGCCCAGCTGCAAGCAGTCCCG GCTGAGTTTGAATGTATCCACCctgagaaacaacagaaaaagaaaagctacaagAACTCTGGGACTGTTCGTGTCAAGATTTGCCAG GTAGAAACACAGTATTCATTCCTGGACTATGTGATGGGAGGCTGTCAAATCAACTTCACT GTAGGCATTGACTTCACGGGCTCCAATGGAGATCCTTCCTCCCCGGATTCCCTGCACTACCTGAGCCCAACAGGGGTCAATGAGTACCTGACAGCACTGTGGAGTGTGGGCAGCGTGATTCAGGACTATGACTC GGACAAGCTATTCCCAGCATTTGGATTTGGGGCCCAGGTACCCCCTGATTGGCAG GTCTCCCATGAATTTGCCTTGAACTTCAACCCCAGTAACCCTTACTGCACAG GCATCCAGGGCATTGTGGGTGCTTACCGCCAAGCCCTGCCCCAAGTTCGCCTCTGTGGCCCCACCAACTTTGCACCCATCATCAACCATGTGGCCGGGTTAGCAACCCAGGCTGCACATCAGAAGACTGCCTCG CAATACTTCGTGCTGTTGCTGCTGACTGACGGAGCTGTGACAGATGTGGAGGCTACTTGTGAGGCTGTGGTGCGTGCCTCCCACCTGCCCATGTCAGTGATCATCGTGGGTGTGGGTGGTGCTGACTTCGAGGCCATGGAGCAGCTGGATGCTGATGGCGGACCCCTGCGTGCACGCTCCGGGGAGGCAGCTGCCCGTGACATTGTGCAGTTTGTGCCCTACCGCCGCTTCCAGAAT GCCCCTCGGGAGACACTGGCACAGACTGTGCTTGCAGAAGTGCCCATGCAGCTGGTCTCCTACTTCAAGGCCCAAGGTTGGGCCCCATTCAAGCCACTTCCACCCCCAGCCAAGAGCCCTGCACAGGCTCCTCAGGCCTAG
- the SPAG4 gene encoding sperm-associated antigen 4 protein isoform X1 — MGWKLSAEAGASEPQWADRLWRGNQPAGSPVVSEEQLDLLSTLDLRQEMPPPRVSKNFLSLLLQVLSVLLSLVGDVLVIVYREVCSIRFLLTAVSLLSLFLAALWWGLLYLVPPLENEPKEMLTLSEYHERVRSQGQQLQQLQAELNKLHKEVSSVRAANSERVAKIVFQRLNEDFVRKPDYALSSVGASIDLEKTSHDYEDANIAYFWNRFSFWNYARPPTVILEPDVFPGNCWAFEGDQGQVVIRLPGRVQLSDITLQHPPPSVAHSGGANSAPRDFAVYGLQVDDETEVFLGKFTFDVEKSEIQTFHLQNDPPTAFPKVKIQILSNWGHPRFTCLYRVRAHGMRISEGAGDNATGERH, encoded by the exons AACCGGCTGGCTCTCCCGTAGTCTCTGAGGAGCAGCTCGACCTTCTCTCGACGCTGGATCTGAGGCAGGAGATGCCTCCACCGCGCGTGTCCAAGAACTTCTTGA gcctGCTGTTGCAGGTGCTGAGCGTGTTGCTGTCCCTGGTAGGAGACGTGCTGGTCATTGTGTACAG GGAGGTCTGTTCCATCCGCTTCCTGCTCACGGCTGTGTCACTGCTGAGCCTCTTTCTGGcag CACTCTGGTGGGGGCTGCTGTACCTGGTCCCTCCTTTGGAGAAT GAACCGAAGGAGATGCTGACTCTAAG CGAGTACCACGAGCGTGTGCGCTCCCAGGGGCAGCAactgcagcagctccaggccgAGCTGAATAAACTACACAAGGAGGTGTCCAGCGTTCGCGCAGCCAACAGCGAG AGAGTGGCCAAGATTGTATTCCAGAGGTTGAATGAAGACTTTGTGAGAAAACCCGACTATGCGCTGAGCTCTGTGG GGGCCTCCATTGACCTAGAGAAAACATCACACGACTATGAGGATGCGAACATTGCCTACTTCTGGAATCGCTTCAGCTTCTGGAATTACGCGCGGCCGCCAACGGTTATCCTGGAG CCAGATGTGTTCCCCGGGAATTGCTGGGCTTTTGAAGGCGACCAGGGCCAGGTGGTGATCCGGCTACCGGGTCGTGTGCAACTGAGCGACATCACCCTGCAGCACCCACCACCCAGTGTGGCACACAGCGGGGGAGCCAACAGCGCCCCCCGCGACTTCGCCGTCTAC GGCCTCCAGGTTGATGATGAGACTGAAGTTTTCTTGGGGAAATTCACCTtcgatgtggagaaatcagagatTCAGACTTTCCACCTTCAG AATGACCCTCCAACTGCCTTTCCCAAGGTGAAGATCCAGATTCTAAGCAACTGGGGCCACCCCCGTTTCACATGCTTGTATCGGGTCCGAGCCCACGGCATGCGAATTTCAGAGGGGGCAGGGGACAATGCCACAGGGGAACGCCATTAA